A DNA window from Deltaproteobacteria bacterium contains the following coding sequences:
- a CDS encoding NYN domain-containing protein yields MPLHLIVDGYNLIHASLSLHQLATEDLEQSREALLRLLSEYRRQKPHRITVVFDGWINGSTSTDTSYFSGIRVLFSPKDEPADDVILRLVRNEKQRAVVVSSDREVASNARRHGATSISSQDFEPMLFGAQEPDYASPHPSTHSPSTTKKGPAKRLPRTKRKTMARLKKL; encoded by the coding sequence ATGCCCCTGCACCTGATCGTAGACGGTTACAACCTCATCCACGCTTCTCTCTCCCTCCACCAGCTTGCCACTGAGGACCTCGAGCAAAGCAGAGAAGCCCTTCTCCGGCTCCTCTCCGAATACAGGCGCCAGAAACCACACCGCATCACCGTCGTTTTCGACGGCTGGATCAACGGTTCAACCTCAACCGACACCAGCTACTTCTCAGGAATCCGCGTCCTTTTTTCTCCAAAGGACGAACCCGCCGATGACGTCATCCTTCGCCTGGTCCGCAACGAAAAGCAAAGGGCGGTCGTTGTTTCCTCCGACCGTGAGGTGGCCTCCAATGCCCGACGACATGGCGCAACCTCCATATCCTCACAAGATTTCGAGCCCATGCTCTTTGGTGCACAGGAACCGGACTACGCTTCCCCTCACCCTTCCACACACTCCCCCTCAACCACAAAAAAAGGGCCGGCTAAGCGCCTACCTCGTACTAAGCGCAAGACCATGGCCCGCTTGAAAAAACTCTGA
- a CDS encoding MBL fold metallo-hydrolase, protein MRIVLWGTRGSIAVPGSKTIRYGGNTTCVEMDLLGEQKIVIDAGTGIRELGDELLARDRAVDIHLLVTHIHWDHILGFPFFAPIYIPETRIIVDGNIRGYKGLKTLFENRMGDGFFPVKFDELKANITFKDSLEKEHRTRIGETDIDSIRLHHPGGGLGFRFREESKTFVFLTDNELSESSWEGCNIDDYVRFCKGADLLIHDCQYTESEIVTRRGWGHTDTARALALARDAEVKRLILYHHDPNRTDEDMDQVVAGCREWVERERACFTVEGAVEGEIFL, encoded by the coding sequence ATGAGGATCGTTTTATGGGGAACGAGGGGATCAATAGCCGTACCAGGAAGTAAGACGATCCGCTACGGTGGAAACACCACATGTGTCGAAATGGATCTGCTGGGTGAACAGAAAATCGTCATAGATGCCGGCACCGGAATTCGAGAGCTGGGAGACGAGCTGCTTGCCCGGGATAGGGCCGTGGATATTCACTTGCTGGTGACCCATATCCACTGGGATCATATTCTGGGGTTTCCATTCTTCGCGCCTATTTACATTCCGGAAACCCGAATTATTGTGGACGGCAACATCCGAGGGTACAAGGGTCTTAAGACGCTTTTCGAAAACCGGATGGGGGATGGTTTTTTCCCTGTCAAATTCGACGAACTGAAAGCGAATATTACTTTCAAGGACTCCTTGGAAAAGGAGCACAGGACTCGCATCGGGGAAACGGATATAGACTCCATACGTTTGCATCATCCAGGAGGAGGCCTGGGATTTCGATTCAGGGAAGAAAGCAAGACGTTTGTCTTTCTGACCGACAATGAACTCAGCGAATCCTCCTGGGAGGGCTGCAACATCGATGACTACGTTCGGTTTTGTAAAGGCGCGGACCTTCTGATACACGACTGTCAATACACGGAAAGCGAAATCGTAACGAGGCGAGGGTGGGGGCACACCGATACGGCCCGGGCGCTGGCGCTGGCTCGCGACGCTGAAGTGAAACGCCTCATTCTGTATCACCATGACCCGAATCGGACCGACGAGGACATGGATCAAGTGGTCGCGGGGTGCCGTGAATGGGTTGAGCGTGAGAGGGCCTGTTTTACTGTGGAAGGCGCTGTTGAAGGTGAGATTTTTCTATAA
- a CDS encoding ParA family protein → MSRIICIANQKGGVGKTTTAVNLSASLAAAEKSVLLIDCDPQGNATSGLGIPKEKLQRHLYHLLIGQADPAEVTVSTRLPHLHLIPSQSDLIGVEVELISAPSRETFLKTKISTIASSYDYILIDCPPSLGLLTINALTAANSVLIPIQCEYYALEGLSNLLRTIKTVKQRYNSFLTIEGILMTMFDARNNLSHQILQEVDSHFPKDRLQTIIPRNVRLSESPSHGLPVLLYDINSTGARSYLMLAREIMGNGTHHAQK, encoded by the coding sequence ATGAGTCGAATTATCTGCATAGCCAACCAGAAAGGCGGCGTCGGCAAAACGACGACTGCGGTAAATCTGTCCGCGTCCCTCGCCGCCGCAGAGAAGTCCGTTTTGTTGATCGACTGCGACCCCCAGGGCAACGCCACCAGCGGACTCGGCATCCCGAAAGAAAAGCTCCAGCGGCACCTCTATCATCTCCTCATCGGCCAAGCCGACCCCGCGGAGGTCACCGTCTCCACGCGTCTTCCACACCTCCACCTCATTCCCTCCCAATCGGACCTCATCGGCGTTGAAGTCGAGCTCATTTCCGCTCCCTCGAGAGAAACATTCCTCAAGACCAAGATTTCCACCATCGCTTCCTCGTACGACTATATCCTCATCGACTGCCCTCCCTCTCTCGGCCTCCTCACCATCAACGCCCTCACAGCCGCCAACAGCGTGTTGATACCCATTCAATGCGAATACTACGCCCTCGAAGGCCTCAGCAACCTGCTCCGAACCATAAAAACCGTAAAACAGCGCTACAACTCGTTCCTCACCATAGAAGGCATCCTCATGACCATGTTCGATGCGCGAAACAACCTCTCCCACCAAATCCTCCAAGAGGTCGATTCCCACTTCCCTAAAGATCGTCTCCAAACCATCATCCCGCGGAACGTCCGCCTCAGCGAAAGCCCCAGCCACGGGCTCCCTGTACTTCTTTACGACATCAACTCCACCGGGGCCAGGAGCTACCTTATGCTGGCCCGCGAAATCATGGGAAATGGAACGCATCATGCCCAAAAATAA
- the pheA gene encoding prephenate dehydratase, giving the protein MEKTRPLLVAFQGERGAYSEQAALAYFGSQADTLAYPGLDRVFESVECSASEYGVVPIENFYAGTIVQTFDLLDRHRLFIVGECMHRVVHALLGPKGSTLSDVKRAFSHPQALGQCETFLREHGIEAVPAFDTAGAAREVSQRGIASEAAIAHATCAKIYGLRVLRRSIQATRRNITRFLVLGREPVRPTGNVKTSLLFETRHLPSALYKALGGFATNGVNLTKIESRPSRRKPMDYRFYLDFEGSPEDKAIKNALRELRFFSKRVRIFGTYLKSTGCSANV; this is encoded by the coding sequence ATGGAGAAAACGAGACCGTTGCTAGTAGCATTTCAAGGTGAGAGGGGCGCTTACAGCGAACAAGCGGCGCTGGCTTATTTTGGCTCTCAGGCGGACACACTTGCGTATCCCGGTTTGGACAGGGTGTTCGAATCCGTTGAGTGCAGTGCATCCGAATATGGTGTAGTGCCAATAGAGAATTTCTATGCAGGGACCATCGTTCAGACCTTCGACCTCTTAGATCGGCACCGCCTCTTCATCGTGGGCGAATGCATGCATCGCGTGGTGCATGCTCTCCTGGGGCCCAAAGGTTCCACACTCTCGGACGTCAAACGGGCTTTTTCCCATCCCCAGGCGTTGGGTCAATGTGAGACCTTTCTACGGGAACACGGTATCGAGGCTGTTCCAGCGTTTGACACGGCGGGAGCCGCCCGAGAAGTCAGTCAGCGAGGCATCGCTTCCGAGGCGGCTATCGCACACGCCACTTGCGCCAAGATTTACGGGTTGAGAGTCTTGAGGAGGTCCATTCAGGCTACGCGACGAAACATCACTCGCTTCCTCGTATTGGGGAGAGAGCCCGTCCGGCCTACCGGCAATGTCAAGACGTCTCTCCTGTTCGAGACCCGTCATCTCCCTTCGGCGTTGTATAAGGCGCTAGGCGGATTCGCCACCAATGGGGTGAACCTGACGAAGATCGAGTCGAGGCCCTCTAGAAGAAAGCCGATGGATTATCGTTTCTATCTCGATTTTGAAGGTAGCCCTGAGGACAAGGCTATCAAAAACGCCCTTCGTGAACTCAGATTCTTCTCGAAACGGGTCCGTATTTTCGGAACCTACCTGAAATCAACAGGGTGCTCAGCTAACGTCTAA
- a CDS encoding Smr/MutS family protein → MKPERTASKGLCYSPFEGIRKRVLVTDRKEKIDSAATEVRIEEIETDEEVFFRAMADVVPIEGDADGEVDRLKGAAKKNACPVPESIEVMTELNELVSGRSILDARYSEEYVSWCAPDLVPARFWELRRGRIPVQAYADLHGLSMKEAKIEVDEFILKCIVERLRCVLLVHGRGRNSEHGEPILKKGLIRWLRSGANARRVQAFASALGYDGGFGAMYVLLSKTERGQRRR, encoded by the coding sequence ATGAAGCCCGAGCGAACGGCGTCAAAAGGGTTATGTTATTCTCCTTTCGAGGGCATAAGGAAACGGGTGTTGGTGACCGATCGTAAAGAAAAAATTGATTCGGCGGCCACTGAGGTGAGGATAGAAGAAATTGAAACGGATGAGGAGGTGTTTTTCCGAGCCATGGCCGATGTAGTACCCATCGAAGGTGATGCGGACGGGGAGGTAGACCGGCTGAAGGGTGCGGCGAAGAAGAACGCGTGTCCTGTTCCGGAAAGCATCGAGGTCATGACTGAATTGAACGAGTTGGTTTCCGGGCGTTCGATCCTGGATGCAAGATATTCGGAGGAGTACGTTTCGTGGTGTGCTCCTGACCTGGTGCCGGCGCGATTTTGGGAGTTGAGGAGAGGTCGGATTCCCGTTCAGGCGTATGCGGACTTGCACGGGTTGAGCATGAAGGAAGCTAAGATCGAGGTGGACGAGTTCATTTTAAAATGTATTGTGGAGAGACTGAGGTGCGTGCTGCTCGTACATGGGAGGGGCCGAAACTCCGAACATGGAGAACCGATCCTGAAAAAGGGACTCATTCGGTGGCTCCGGAGCGGCGCCAATGCTAGGAGGGTTCAGGCATTCGCTTCTGCGTTGGGATATGATGGGGGGTTTGGTGCGATGTACGTGCTGCTGAGCAAGACGGAAAGGGGACAGCGGAGAAGGTAG
- a CDS encoding ParB/RepB/Spo0J family partition protein produces the protein MPKNKGLGRGLDALLSDWQSSPDAVAGEVSLIDINHIRPNPHQPRTHMDPDTLAELANSIQQKGILQPVLVRQNEDHFELIAGERRWRASIQAGLSKIPAIIRSAPDSELLEMALVENIQRQDLNPIEQAQAYLHLQEQHNLTQEDLAKRLGKNRATVANTLRLNNLPDGVKTALVHDRISMGHARALLALPTADAMAELCRRVIERKLSVRETEKAVAAALRDKPRPTKSQDVSDQGYFNDLSTLLTRTLGMRVRIDHRGKSGVLTIHYNSSEELETLLQRFQVG, from the coding sequence ATGCCCAAAAATAAAGGCTTAGGCAGAGGACTCGACGCACTTCTATCCGATTGGCAATCCAGCCCCGACGCCGTCGCCGGTGAAGTGTCCCTCATCGACATCAACCACATAAGACCAAACCCTCACCAACCCCGGACACACATGGATCCCGACACCCTAGCCGAACTCGCCAACTCCATACAGCAAAAAGGGATCCTCCAACCGGTTCTGGTTCGACAGAACGAGGACCACTTCGAACTCATCGCCGGAGAGCGACGCTGGCGCGCCTCCATTCAGGCGGGCCTCTCCAAAATCCCCGCCATCATCCGTTCCGCTCCGGATTCCGAACTTCTCGAAATGGCCCTTGTGGAAAACATACAACGCCAAGACCTGAATCCCATCGAGCAGGCCCAGGCCTATCTCCACCTTCAGGAACAGCACAACCTCACTCAAGAAGATCTCGCTAAACGACTTGGAAAAAACCGAGCCACCGTTGCCAACACCCTTCGTCTCAACAACCTCCCCGATGGGGTCAAGACCGCCCTTGTCCACGACCGCATTTCCATGGGACACGCCCGCGCTCTTCTCGCCTTGCCCACCGCCGATGCCATGGCCGAACTCTGCCGCCGAGTCATTGAAAGGAAACTCTCCGTCCGAGAAACCGAAAAGGCGGTCGCCGCGGCCCTTCGCGACAAGCCCCGTCCCACGAAATCCCAGGACGTTTCGGATCAAGGCTACTTCAATGACCTCAGCACACTACTCACCCGGACACTCGGGATGCGCGTTCGCATCGACCATCGCGGCAAATCCGGAGTCCTGACAATCCACTACAATTCCTCGGAAGAACTCGAAACACTTCTTCAGAGATTCCAGGTCGGCTGA